In a genomic window of Methanorbis rubei:
- the cyaB gene encoding class IV adenylate cyclase translates to MALEIEIKVKVPSLEPIRNNLEKHGAVLIAEQDEHDIYYNAPHKDFAQTDEAVRVRYTKNQTCGKIMPPNVTYKGPKVGREGFKAREEIIVDLSSGEDFGIILERLNFRKTAEVVKHREIYQCEKAIVTLDNVEDVGTFSEIEADFSLTEDEAIAAIESVAAVAGITGERLTKSYLEILLDAKAAKKV, encoded by the coding sequence ATGGCATTGGAGATTGAGATCAAAGTCAAAGTTCCGTCACTCGAACCCATCCGGAACAATCTCGAAAAACACGGAGCTGTCCTCATCGCCGAGCAGGACGAGCACGATATCTACTACAATGCCCCGCACAAAGACTTTGCCCAGACCGACGAAGCTGTTCGCGTCCGGTACACCAAAAACCAGACCTGCGGAAAGATCATGCCGCCTAATGTCACCTACAAAGGCCCCAAAGTCGGTCGCGAAGGATTCAAGGCACGCGAGGAAATCATCGTCGACCTCTCTTCCGGCGAAGACTTCGGCATAATTCTTGAACGGCTCAACTTCAGAAAAACCGCAGAGGTTGTCAAGCACCGCGAGATCTATCAGTGCGAGAAAGCCATCGTTACTCTTGACAATGTTGAAGATGTCGGCACTTTTTCTGAGATCGAAGCAGACTTCTCTCTCACCGAAGATGAAGCGATCGCTGCAATCGAAAGCGTCGCCGCAGTGGCAGGCATTACGGGCGAACGGCTCACCAAATCCTATCTTGAAATCCTGCTTGATGCCAAGGCAGCAAAAAAAGTTTGA
- a CDS encoding metallophosphoesterase family protein, whose translation MTDIVFITDVHGKYEVISQIFDEVEPDYVFIGGDLTDFGPLEGVIPALEEIPAPTLVIPGNCDPKEIVQIIEASDAVSLHLKSIDLGTITVSGLGGSNTTPFNTLFELSEEEIATALAGVLAKMKKNRWNILVTHAPPKGALDGIGEDGSVHVGSESVAAVVREFDIICCGHIHEQKGVVEFERRICVNPGPASEGNYSVITLNDEDEPIIVLRNVHDEKDE comes from the coding sequence ATGACCGATATTGTGTTTATTACCGATGTACATGGAAAGTATGAGGTGATTTCCCAAATTTTTGATGAGGTGGAGCCGGATTACGTTTTCATCGGCGGCGACCTGACGGATTTCGGACCTCTGGAAGGAGTGATTCCTGCGCTTGAGGAAATTCCTGCACCAACACTGGTGATTCCCGGCAACTGTGATCCAAAAGAGATTGTGCAGATTATTGAGGCGTCGGACGCGGTCTCACTGCATCTGAAGAGTATTGATCTCGGCACGATTACGGTCTCAGGTCTTGGCGGATCAAACACGACTCCGTTCAATACTCTGTTTGAGCTGTCTGAGGAGGAGATCGCAACAGCTCTTGCAGGCGTTCTTGCGAAGATGAAAAAGAACCGGTGGAATATTCTGGTGACGCATGCTCCGCCAAAAGGTGCGCTCGATGGAATCGGCGAGGACGGATCGGTTCACGTGGGTTCTGAGTCGGTGGCGGCTGTTGTCCGTGAGTTTGATATCATCTGCTGCGGACACATTCATGAACAGAAGGGCGTCGTTGAGTTCGAGCGACGCATCTGTGTGAACCCTGGACCGGCATCCGAAGGAAACTATTCGGTGATTACTCTGAACGATGAGGATGAACCGATCATTGTTCTGCGAAATGTGCATGATGAAAAAGATGAGTGA
- a CDS encoding MFS transporter — MKKTFVPTRWTLVFLLCAAMLTLMGGAAVAPALPLISQVFPDVPEYLISMIITLPSLAVACTGYLVGMACDRFGRKPILLLSLVIFSVAGSAGFFLDSFPAILASRVVLGIGIAGLMTATTALITEYYTGASRVKVLGYQSAAMGLGILILETGGGSLAEISWREPFLIYLVGFVILLGAIFAIKEPAREPTHGLRDSSVKLNMRALLPIYVTIFVGMAIIFLMPTKLPYLIAQVGSTSLMGTGVLLGLMGFCAAVAGIFYGRLAARMPRMQMMFLCFLVLGVGCCLLGFAWSVAAIAAAVILVGAGNGALIPTIVNWITNEAPIRAMGKATGIFSMSLNLGQFASSLLVVPVLVIVGSYSNLFLVTGFLGILIALIFAVVWRREVRISETS, encoded by the coding sequence ATGAAAAAGACGTTTGTTCCAACGAGATGGACACTGGTATTCCTGCTTTGCGCAGCGATGCTTACTCTGATGGGTGGAGCGGCGGTCGCTCCGGCACTTCCTCTGATAAGTCAGGTGTTTCCTGACGTGCCAGAGTACCTGATCTCAATGATCATCACGCTGCCAAGCCTTGCGGTTGCCTGCACTGGGTATTTGGTCGGGATGGCATGCGACCGGTTTGGAAGAAAACCGATTCTTCTTTTGTCGCTGGTGATATTTTCGGTTGCCGGGTCAGCGGGATTTTTCCTTGATTCATTTCCGGCAATTCTTGCAAGCCGCGTTGTTCTCGGTATTGGTATTGCAGGTCTCATGACGGCAACGACCGCACTTATCACCGAGTATTATACAGGTGCCTCCAGAGTGAAGGTGCTTGGTTACCAGTCGGCTGCGATGGGTCTTGGCATTCTGATTCTTGAAACCGGAGGAGGAAGTCTTGCGGAGATCTCATGGAGAGAGCCGTTCTTGATTTATCTGGTGGGTTTTGTGATCCTCCTTGGAGCTATCTTTGCAATCAAGGAGCCTGCCCGTGAGCCGACTCACGGTCTGCGCGACAGCTCGGTGAAGCTGAACATGCGTGCGCTTCTACCAATTTATGTAACAATCTTTGTCGGGATGGCAATCATTTTCCTGATGCCAACCAAACTGCCATATCTTATTGCTCAGGTTGGCAGTACTTCTCTGATGGGGACCGGAGTTCTGCTTGGTCTGATGGGATTTTGTGCGGCGGTTGCCGGAATTTTTTACGGACGGCTTGCGGCACGGATGCCAAGAATGCAGATGATGTTTCTGTGTTTCCTCGTGCTCGGCGTGGGATGCTGTCTGCTTGGGTTTGCCTGGTCGGTCGCGGCAATTGCCGCTGCGGTAATTTTAGTCGGAGCAGGAAACGGCGCACTGATTCCGACAATTGTGAACTGGATCACCAATGAGGCACCGATTCGTGCGATGGGAAAGGCGACCGGAATTTTTTCGATGTCGCTGAACCTCGGACAGTTTGCATCCTCACTTCTGGTGGTGCCGGTTCTGGTAATTGTCGGGTCGTACAGTAATTTGTTTCTGGTTACCGGGTTTTTGGGAATTCTTATTGCTTTGATCTTTGCGGTTGTGTGGAGACGGGAAGTACGAATTTCTGAAACTTCATAA
- a CDS encoding MATE family efflux transporter yields the protein MTERENIITEGSITKALIIIAIPIIISNILQSVLEVVDMYFIGHLGQDAIAGGTMSISIIMVLMTVLFGIVTATAAFISRAYGSQRYERIQVILAHSLYLALIISAIIAVIGMFWSEGLLLLLGADPGALAEGVKFLQPMLMGLFVMVILMTLVTAFQSSGDSRTPMFAMIAVNIVNILLNPTLIQGLAGFPAFGIAGSAYASIISRGAGIFLLLGVIYLHPAFKNSPVRLPKKWTFEPDLIKQIVFIAIPSAIQSGVRSFGFLMMTAIVTTFYGTAAVAAYGISIRLDMLGLIIVMGFCTAIAVMVGQNLGAGRVDRAELSVKYAVVINAIFMACVAVFYYFNAEMLLAFFGAEGEALVDGILFMHIIPFSYFIIAAAMTLGFAMNGAGMTRPGMYSAIAGQICTQVALSAMFAYLGYPIQYIWYAIVCGSIVMCICDYYFYRKGDWKRKKLDLGGEDA from the coding sequence ATGACCGAAAGGGAAAACATCATCACCGAGGGTAGTATCACAAAAGCCCTCATTATCATCGCCATCCCAATCATCATCAGCAACATCCTGCAGAGTGTTCTTGAAGTAGTGGACATGTACTTCATCGGCCACCTCGGACAGGACGCCATTGCTGGGGGAACGATGAGTATCTCCATCATCATGGTCTTAATGACCGTGCTGTTTGGTATTGTCACCGCCACTGCTGCATTCATATCGCGAGCGTACGGCTCACAGCGGTATGAACGCATTCAGGTAATTCTCGCCCACTCGCTCTATCTGGCTTTAATCATCTCCGCAATAATTGCCGTCATCGGCATGTTCTGGTCCGAAGGACTCCTTCTGCTTCTTGGAGCAGACCCGGGAGCTCTTGCCGAAGGAGTAAAGTTTCTCCAGCCGATGCTGATGGGTCTGTTTGTGATGGTCATCTTAATGACCCTGGTCACCGCATTTCAGAGCAGCGGCGACTCACGAACACCGATGTTTGCTATGATAGCGGTAAACATCGTCAACATCCTCCTCAACCCGACCCTCATTCAGGGTCTTGCAGGATTCCCGGCATTCGGTATCGCAGGGTCTGCCTATGCCTCAATCATTTCACGAGGAGCAGGAATTTTTCTGCTGCTTGGCGTGATTTATCTTCATCCGGCATTCAAAAACAGTCCGGTCAGACTGCCGAAGAAGTGGACCTTTGAGCCTGACCTGATCAAACAGATCGTCTTCATCGCAATCCCGAGCGCAATCCAGAGCGGAGTAAGAAGCTTCGGATTTTTGATGATGACTGCCATCGTCACCACATTCTATGGGACGGCAGCCGTTGCCGCATACGGAATTTCGATTCGTCTGGATATGCTTGGCCTCATCATCGTGATGGGATTCTGTACTGCGATCGCTGTGATGGTCGGTCAGAATCTTGGTGCCGGACGTGTTGACCGTGCCGAGCTTTCAGTGAAGTATGCGGTTGTCATCAATGCCATCTTCATGGCATGTGTTGCCGTCTTCTACTACTTCAACGCAGAGATGCTGCTGGCATTCTTCGGCGCGGAAGGCGAGGCGCTTGTTGACGGCATCCTCTTCATGCACATCATCCCGTTCTCCTACTTCATCATTGCAGCGGCAATGACGCTCGGGTTTGCGATGAATGGAGCAGGCATGACGCGCCCCGGCATGTACTCGGCAATCGCCGGACAGATCTGTACGCAGGTCGCGCTTTCTGCGATGTTTGCCTACCTTGGCTATCCGATCCAGTACATCTGGTATGCGATCGTCTGCGGTTCCATTGTCATGTGTATCTGCGACTACTACTTCTACCGCAAGGGCGACTGGAAGAGAAAGAAGCTGGACCTTGGCGGAGAAGACGCATAA
- a CDS encoding TrmB family transcriptional regulator, whose product MNEELVSRLKKFGMNEYEAKVYSSLFELRVASAREVHDLTSIPRGRVYETLDRLMEKRFVGCSGASPVRYHVNDVAKTFEHIKTDTMSALNELSEYLTDLERDRPARLTQAYELQNVHAIDSQIRLMFQRAKSEMIIFCDDAEFLKRYAFDLADLQKRLDLYVVLRNRKLAESTSIKCYLGGREIENGFFSPHVPDDRSIKLRLAIYADRRDFLQIVEDSGDVLGIFLSNDPFSGYLYHCILDEIKPI is encoded by the coding sequence ATGAACGAGGAGCTTGTATCCCGCCTGAAAAAATTCGGCATGAACGAGTATGAAGCAAAAGTCTACTCGTCCCTGTTCGAGCTGCGGGTTGCAAGCGCAAGAGAGGTCCATGACCTCACCTCGATTCCCCGCGGTCGGGTCTATGAAACGCTGGACCGGCTTATGGAGAAGCGTTTCGTCGGCTGTTCGGGAGCGTCGCCGGTTCGGTATCATGTCAATGATGTCGCAAAAACTTTTGAGCACATCAAGACAGATACCATGTCAGCCCTAAACGAACTGAGCGAGTATCTGACGGATCTGGAACGCGACCGTCCCGCACGTCTGACGCAGGCATATGAACTCCAGAATGTTCATGCAATCGATTCCCAGATTCGTCTGATGTTTCAGCGGGCGAAGTCAGAGATGATTATTTTCTGCGATGACGCCGAGTTTCTCAAACGCTACGCATTTGATCTGGCGGATCTTCAGAAACGACTCGATCTCTACGTGGTTCTGCGAAACAGAAAACTCGCGGAGTCTACCAGCATCAAATGCTATCTTGGCGGTCGCGAGATTGAGAATGGATTTTTTTCTCCGCATGTCCCTGATGACAGGAGCATTAAACTCAGGCTCGCAATTTATGCAGATCGACGCGATTTTCTTCAGATTGTGGAGGACAGCGGAGATGTTCTCGGAATTTTTCTCTCGAACGATCCCTTCTCCGGCTACCTCTATCACTGCATTTTGGATGAGATCAAACCGATCTGA
- a CDS encoding DUF3795 domain-containing protein has protein sequence MDCDACPYPGNCPGCREVDGKPFWTAYANIPVCKIFDCCANERARTNCGKCPEVPCHRYFANPDPYMSEEDAKKTLEKKMKNLRSV, from the coding sequence ATGGACTGTGACGCCTGTCCCTACCCAGGCAACTGTCCCGGATGCCGCGAGGTTGACGGAAAACCGTTCTGGACCGCGTATGCAAACATACCGGTCTGTAAAATCTTTGACTGCTGTGCAAACGAACGTGCCCGGACCAACTGCGGAAAGTGTCCAGAGGTTCCGTGTCACCGCTACTTTGCCAACCCTGACCCCTACATGAGCGAGGAAGATGCAAAGAAGACTCTTGAAAAAAAGATGAAAAATCTCAGATCGGTTTGA
- the amrS gene encoding AmmeMemoRadiSam system radical SAM enzyme: MHKALLSRVADDAVVCGVCPRHCRITDGERGFCGVRENICGILYSNSYGRLTAAGLDPIEKKPLYHYLPGTQTFSVSSYGCNFTCRHCQNFTLSQVRELPATYVSPEHLVEEATATSAKSISFTYNEPTISFEYVLDTLRLADSAGLGSAFITNGYISEEALRELAKYLGAIRVDLKAFTDEFYQKVCGARLIPVLDTILLAKELGLHLELVTLVIPGYNDSSEEIDIMLEWEMENLGLAVPHHFTRFTPMYQMDREKPTPKETLDRIFLQAKDHGLYYPYIGNIMHAAGSQTLCPECGELLILRAGYVTKMPGISHGKCKTCGRKFDGRLAR, from the coding sequence ATGCATAAGGCGCTCCTTTCCCGAGTTGCAGACGATGCCGTCGTCTGCGGCGTGTGTCCGAGACACTGCCGGATCACCGACGGTGAGCGGGGATTTTGCGGTGTGCGGGAAAATATCTGCGGCATTCTCTACTCGAACAGCTACGGCCGTCTGACTGCTGCGGGCCTTGACCCGATCGAGAAAAAGCCGCTCTATCATTATCTTCCGGGAACCCAGACATTTTCTGTGAGCAGTTACGGCTGCAACTTCACCTGCCGTCACTGCCAGAATTTTACGCTGTCGCAGGTGCGGGAACTGCCGGCAACGTATGTTTCTCCGGAACATCTGGTTGAAGAGGCGACGGCAACTTCTGCGAAGAGCATCTCGTTCACGTATAATGAGCCGACGATCTCCTTTGAGTACGTGCTGGACACCCTGCGGCTCGCTGACTCCGCAGGCCTTGGTTCTGCGTTTATCACGAACGGCTACATCAGCGAGGAGGCTCTCCGCGAGCTCGCAAAATATCTCGGCGCGATTCGTGTGGATCTGAAGGCTTTCACCGATGAGTTTTATCAGAAGGTCTGCGGCGCACGTCTGATTCCGGTGCTGGACACCATTCTCCTTGCAAAAGAGCTTGGACTTCATCTGGAGCTGGTGACGCTGGTGATTCCCGGCTACAATGATAGTTCCGAAGAGATCGATATCATGCTTGAGTGGGAGATGGAGAATCTAGGGCTCGCGGTTCCTCATCACTTTACGCGGTTTACTCCCATGTACCAGATGGACCGCGAGAAACCGACACCAAAAGAGACACTCGACCGGATCTTTTTGCAGGCAAAAGATCACGGCCTCTACTATCCTTACATCGGCAACATCATGCATGCCGCAGGATCTCAGACCCTGTGCCCTGAGTGCGGGGAACTGCTGATTCTTCGGGCAGGCTATGTGACAAAGATGCCTGGTATTTCCCACGGAAAATGTAAAACCTGCGGCAGAAAGTTCGACGGCCGCCTCGCTCGGTAA
- a CDS encoding AAA family ATPase has product MKLTELHLENITRFEKLDITFSPGINVIIGENGIGKTHILKILYAACRSIEDGISFPYKLVRVFQPAERGINRLVRRTSGKAYRGIIEIMSDSASISCEISIASREYESARLYGTEKWNAQKDSTSLFIPEKDVLLYTRQINAATSRNYFETDDTQIDLVAAVNQKCRREGEESVCGALPERMLQHRVRGILPGKQRYYLKTGRKQEMTMVSSAMKKIAVLKTLGMNDSLCKANILFWDAPDVDMDSGSMEAITDLILDLSRKKKQIFLTTNNCLFARYLEARADEKDVMLYHSIYPNNYRQRLATASGRKISEMRDTPMEKKFSKILRVICGLQTDTGYVREEFEDELDEEEDDGDDQE; this is encoded by the coding sequence ATGAAACTCACTGAACTTCATCTGGAAAATATTACAAGGTTTGAAAAACTGGACATCACCTTTTCTCCCGGCATCAATGTAATCATCGGAGAAAACGGAATTGGAAAAACACATATCCTCAAGATACTGTATGCCGCCTGCCGGTCGATTGAAGATGGAATCTCGTTTCCGTACAAACTTGTGCGGGTGTTCCAGCCGGCAGAAAGAGGAATAAACCGGCTGGTGCGCAGAACCAGCGGGAAGGCCTATCGGGGAATTATTGAGATAATGTCAGACTCAGCATCGATTTCCTGCGAGATAAGTATAGCTTCAAGGGAGTATGAGTCTGCCCGGCTCTATGGCACCGAAAAGTGGAATGCACAGAAAGACAGCACCAGTCTCTTTATTCCGGAAAAGGATGTTCTGCTGTATACACGGCAGATAAATGCGGCCACGTCGAGAAATTATTTCGAGACCGATGACACGCAGATAGATCTGGTGGCGGCGGTCAATCAGAAGTGCAGGAGGGAGGGGGAGGAAAGTGTGTGCGGTGCACTCCCTGAAAGGATGTTACAGCATCGGGTGCGGGGTATCCTTCCGGGAAAACAGCGGTATTATCTGAAGACCGGAAGAAAACAAGAGATGACGATGGTATCTTCTGCAATGAAGAAAATTGCAGTACTCAAGACGCTGGGGATGAACGACAGCCTTTGTAAAGCGAATATACTGTTCTGGGACGCGCCTGATGTGGATATGGATTCCGGGAGCATGGAAGCCATCACAGACCTGATTCTTGATCTGTCCAGAAAGAAAAAACAGATATTTCTTACAACAAACAACTGCCTGTTTGCCAGATATCTGGAGGCACGGGCTGATGAAAAGGATGTGATGCTATATCACTCTATTTACCCGAACAATTATCGGCAGAGACTGGCCACGGCCAGCGGCCGAAAGATATCCGAGATGCGTGACACTCCGATGGAGAAAAAGTTCTCCAAAATACTGAGGGTTATCTGCGGACTGCAAACCGATACGGGTTATGTTCGGGAAGAGTTCGAGGATGAACTGGATGAGGAAGAGGACGATGGAGATGATCAGGAGTAA
- the mutL gene encoding DNA mismatch repair endonuclease MutL, translating to MGIITVLDEETISHIAAGEVVERAASVVKELVENAIDADAHRIKIELFADSTAVTRISVTDDGIGMSEEDALLVFRQHATSKISRPSDLAAIATLGFRGEAMASIAAVSQVTLVTKERGSSSPAACKITIHGGELIECTAAGAPEGTSVVVEGLFYNTPARRKFQKNVATELSHIYDMVERLALAHRTISFVLLYQGKERFRTYGNGSYQDVIAAVFGATFAKELVPVEGTYGLVKVSGLITRPGSEMKTTPSRLYLSINHRQISSRTIQWAVREGYGTLLPKGMYPAAFLDLAIDPRDVDVNVHPTKKEVRLSRERDVQRGVQDAVYCALHETPVFAVELNAPAPQEMPKPKTAQPRVSLPQTILGEAVAPYERRVRPVQEIQKPAAASLRQTDKQLRRTETFEVPETTEFVPQVLGQIADTYILAKNESGDLIVVDQHAAHERVMYDLLLARQKSGLAGQELLVPIQLHLTKRETAAIADLLDVLAEAGYLLEPFGKDVWMVRTVPVVSETLGDPSVIHEIITEALDKTSGGGEESVLDRVLKTAACRAVVKGATPMTVEQMQRLLRQLMATASPYTCPHGRPTTIVLTKERFAAMFLRT from the coding sequence ATGGGCATCATTACCGTTCTTGATGAAGAAACGATCAGCCACATCGCCGCAGGGGAAGTGGTCGAGCGGGCGGCGTCCGTCGTCAAAGAATTAGTCGAAAACGCGATTGATGCAGACGCACACAGAATCAAAATTGAACTTTTCGCAGACAGCACCGCGGTCACGCGAATTTCTGTCACCGACGATGGCATCGGCATGAGTGAAGAGGACGCACTCCTCGTTTTCCGCCAGCATGCAACAAGCAAAATCTCACGTCCGTCCGACCTCGCGGCAATTGCCACACTCGGATTTCGGGGCGAGGCAATGGCAAGCATCGCCGCAGTTTCCCAGGTCACCCTGGTCACCAAAGAACGCGGCAGCAGCAGTCCTGCGGCATGTAAGATTACGATTCACGGCGGTGAACTCATCGAGTGCACAGCAGCAGGCGCTCCCGAAGGAACCAGTGTAGTCGTTGAAGGCCTCTTTTACAACACACCGGCACGCAGAAAGTTTCAGAAAAACGTTGCTACCGAACTTTCGCACATCTATGACATGGTGGAGCGGCTCGCACTCGCGCACCGCACCATCTCGTTTGTTCTCCTCTATCAGGGAAAGGAACGGTTCCGCACCTACGGAAACGGCAGTTATCAGGACGTGATCGCAGCAGTCTTTGGCGCAACATTTGCCAAAGAACTGGTACCGGTTGAAGGAACCTATGGCCTCGTCAAAGTCTCAGGACTGATAACGAGACCCGGGTCAGAGATGAAAACAACGCCGAGTAGATTGTATCTTTCCATCAACCACCGGCAGATAAGTTCGCGGACTATTCAGTGGGCGGTCCGCGAAGGTTACGGCACACTGCTGCCGAAAGGAATGTACCCGGCAGCATTTCTCGACCTCGCAATTGATCCCCGCGACGTGGACGTCAACGTCCATCCGACGAAAAAAGAGGTCCGGCTCTCCCGCGAACGCGATGTCCAGAGAGGAGTGCAGGACGCGGTCTACTGTGCCCTGCACGAAACACCGGTGTTTGCTGTTGAACTGAACGCTCCCGCTCCACAGGAGATGCCAAAGCCGAAGACGGCGCAGCCGAGAGTGTCTCTCCCGCAGACAATTCTTGGCGAGGCGGTTGCCCCCTACGAACGGCGGGTGCGGCCAGTTCAGGAGATCCAAAAACCTGCCGCAGCCTCCCTCCGGCAGACCGACAAACAGCTGAGAAGGACAGAGACCTTTGAAGTTCCGGAGACAACAGAGTTCGTGCCTCAGGTCCTCGGCCAGATTGCAGATACCTACATCCTCGCAAAAAATGAGTCAGGAGATCTCATCGTCGTGGACCAGCATGCAGCGCACGAACGGGTGATGTATGATCTTTTACTCGCACGACAGAAGAGCGGGCTTGCCGGTCAGGAACTGCTCGTGCCAATCCAGCTGCATCTGACCAAACGCGAGACCGCAGCGATCGCAGATCTCTTGGATGTACTTGCAGAAGCAGGCTATCTCCTCGAGCCGTTCGGCAAGGATGTCTGGATGGTGCGCACCGTACCGGTCGTCTCCGAGACCCTCGGCGACCCGTCCGTGATTCATGAGATCATTACAGAGGCTCTTGACAAAACCTCGGGCGGCGGTGAAGAGAGTGTGCTTGACCGGGTGCTCAAGACCGCGGCATGCCGGGCGGTGGTCAAAGGCGCAACGCCGATGACCGTTGAACAGATGCAGAGACTCCTTCGCCAGCTGATGGCAACCGCGTCCCCCTACACGTGCCCGCACGGAAGACCGACCACCATCGTGCTGACCAAAGAACGGTTTGCCGCAATGTTTCTGCGGACATGA